One window of Camelina sativa cultivar DH55 chromosome 4, Cs, whole genome shotgun sequence genomic DNA carries:
- the LOC104784270 gene encoding inorganic phosphate transporter 1-4-like yields MARDQLQVLNALDVAKTQWYHFTAIIIAGMGFFTDAYDLFCISLVTKLLGRIYYHVEGAQKPGTLPPNVAAAVNGVAFCGTLAGQLFFGWLGDKLGRKKVYGMTLMVMVLCSVASGLSFGHEPKTVMATLCFFRFWLGFGIGGDYPLSATIMSEYANKKTRGAFVSAVFAMQGFGIMAGGIFAIIISSAFEAKFPAPAYEDDPLGSTIPQADLFTVAFIDVIGRFAIQMMGFFFMTVFMFALAIPYNHWTHKENRIGFVIMYSLTFFFANFGPNATTFVVPAEIFPARFRSTCHGISAASGKLGAMVGAFGFLYLAQSPDKEKTDAGYPPGIGVRNSLIVLGVVNFLGILFTFLVPESKGKSLEEMSGENEDNENSNSDNRTVPIV; encoded by the exons atggcAAGGGATCAACTACAAGTGTTAAATGCACTTGACGTGGCCAAGACGCAATGGTACCATTTCACGGCTATCATAATCGCCGGAATGGGATTCTTTACCGACGCTTACGATCTCTTCTGCATCTCCCTGGTCACGAAGCTCCTCGGTCGTATTTACTACCACGTGGAAGGCGCACAAAAACCTGGTACTCTGCCTCCCAACGTAGCAGCCGCCGTCAATGGCGTTGCCTTCTGCGGGACCCTCGCCGGTCAGCTCTTTTTCGGGTGGCTCGGTGACAAGCTCGGGAGAAAGAAAGTTTATGGTATGACGTTAATGGTCATGGTCCTTTGTTCAGTAGCCTCTGGTCTCTCTTTCGGACACGAGCCAAAAACTGTAATGGCCACGCTCTGCTTTTTTCGGTTTTGGCTTGGATTTGGCATCGGCGGGGACTACCCTTTATCTGCAACGATCATGTCTGAATACGCGAACAAGAAGACTCGCGGGGCGTTTGTCTCAGCGGTCTTCGCTATGCAAGGGTTCGGGATCATGGCTGGTGGAATTTTCGCTATTATAATTTCCTCTGCTTTTGAAGCTAAGTTCCCAGCCCCTGCCTATGAGGATGATCCCTTGGGATCCACGATTCCTCAAGCCGATTTG TTCACAGTTGCCTTCATCGACGTCATTGGAAGATTCGCTATTCAGATGATGGGCTTCTTCTTCATGACGGTCTTTATGTTTGCTCTGGCTATTCCTTACAACCACTGGACTCACAAGGAGAACCGAATCGGATTTGTTATCATGTATTCGTTAACATTCTTTTTCGCCAACTTTGGACCCAATGCTACAACCTTCGTTGTGCCAGCAGAGATCTTCCCAGCCAGGTTCAGATCAACCTGCCATGGTATCTCTGCAGCATCAGGGAAATTAGGAGCAATGGTTGGTGCGTTCGGGTTCTTGTACTTAGCTCAGAGCCCTGACAAAGAGAAGACAGACGCAGGATACCCTCCAGGGATTGGGGTAAGGAACTCGCTTATTGTGTTGGGTGTGGTTAACTTCTTAGGTATTCTCTTCACTTTCTTGGTGCCTGAATCTAAAGGGAAGTCACTAGAGGAAATGTCCGGTGAAAACGAAGACAATGAGAATAGCAACAGTGATAACAGAACAGTCCCAATAGTTTAG
- the LOC104782343 gene encoding probable inactive lysine-specific demethylase JMJ19 → MGVEAVPTYLKSGNMDIISTPPGFVSQTSFVLKNVRRDEDSSMSVSRQEQTTTEEDMFLTNRPWIVHDHTLPSSEASKAKQPEVRLRRRLKVSETEVLEEGPVFNPTEEEFGDTLSYIASLRERAEPYGICCVVPPPSWKPPCLLKEMEIWDDSTFFPQVQLFDGIHTENPKIKKELDADSDDATSEEVKFCKIERGPGHTLKSFKSFADSYKKSHFSMKDEVLGSKNPSPSPQLEELTVADVEKEYRQLVESPLVEIGVLYGNDIDTSTFGSGFPLSEPSESCKYSTSGWNLNNTPKLPGSLLSLEDCESICVPRLSVGMCLSSQFWKSEKERLYSLCYLHEGAPRVWYSVAGCHQSKFQATMKNLIPEMSGEQPKKSFDPVMIMSPYQLSMEGIPVTRCVQNPGQYVILFPGSYYSAFDCGFNCLEKANFAPLDWLPHGNIAVRLNEEKSKKSLISYDKLLLSASREAVKYLKEYALSKKNPACYARWNDSCGKEGVFSNIVKSRVREETRRREFLSGSLESQRMDKSYDAVSKRECCVCLGDLYLSAVKCSCSADRYSCLSHMRKLCACPFDRKSFLYRYTVDELNILVEALEGKKLSSMFRWTGIEQRYCAYPAATTRSSQPEEAKGKETDEVTRCNITRKDVAAGTREPTRGKARSMAEILKVKKGSNDAMEPLKSCSKKSKRPCDDDSSDVDTTKKQKQG, encoded by the exons ATGGGCGTTGAAGCTGTGCCAACATATTTGAAATCTGGAAATATGGACATAATTTCAACTCCGCCTGGTTTTGTATCTCAAACCTCGTTTGTGCTGAAGAATGTACGCCGAGATGAAGATAGTTCCATGTCGGTGTCGAGACAAGAGCAGACAACTACAGAGGAGGATATGTTTCTTACAAACCGACCGTGGATAGTGCATGATCATACACTCCCCAGCTCAGAGGCCTCAAAGGCAAAACAACCTGAG GTACGGTTAAGACGGCGACTCAAAGTTTCAGAGACCGAAGTCCTTGAGGAAGGTCCTGTGTTTAACCCAACCGAGGAG GAATTTGGTGACACACTCTCATATATAGCAAGCTTGCGCGAAAGAGCTGAGCCGTATGGAATCTGTTGTGTTGTTCCTCCTCCTTCGTGGAAACCTCCATGTCTTCTCAAGGAGATGGAAATATGGGATGATTCTACATTTTTCCCTCAAGTTCAGCTCTTTGATGGAATTCATACCGAGAACCCAAAGATTAAAAAGGAGCTTGATGCGGATAGTGATGATGCTACATCTGAGGAGGTTAAGTTTTGTAAAATAGAACGCGGTCCAGGGCATACTTTAAAGAGCTTTAAAAGCTTCGCAGATTCATACAAGAAGAGTCATTTTAGCATGAAGGATGAGGTTTTGGGTTCCAAGAACCCATCTCCATCACCACAACTAGAGGAGCTAACTGTGGCAGACGTTGAAAAAGAGTATAGACAACTTGTTGAGAGTCCACTTGTTGAAATTGGG GTGCTTTATGGCAATGATATAGACACCTCAACGTTTGGCAGTGGATTTCCTTTATCTGAACCATCTGAATCTTGCAAGTACAGTACATCAGGTTGGAATCTGAACAATACGCCTAAGCTTCCTGGTTCTCTTCTTTCATTGGAAGACTGCGAATCAATCTGTGTTCCTCGCCTAAGTGTGGGAATGTGCTTGTCTTCCCAGTTCTGG AAATCTGAGAAGGAGAGACTCTACTCTCTCTGCTATTTGCATGAGGGCGCTCCTAGGGTGTGGTACTCGGTAGCGGGATGCCATCAATCTAAGTTCCAGGCTACCATGAAGAACTTAATCCCTGAGATGTCAGGAGAACAGCCAAAGAAGAGTTTCGATCCT GTGATGATAATGTCTCCATATCAATTGAGCATGGAGGGTATACCAGTGACCCGCTGTGTCCAGAACCCTGGCcagtatgttattttatttcctGGGTCGTATTACTCTGCCTTTGATTGTGGCTTCAACTGTTTGGAGAAAGCAAATTTTGCTCCCCTTGATTGGTTGCCCCATGGGAACATTGCTGTTCGGCTGAATGAAGAGAAGAGTAAAAAATCGTTAATATCATATGATAAACTATTGTTAAGTGCTTCAAGGGAAGCTGTGAAATACCTTAAGGAATATGCTTTGTCCAAGAAAAATCCAGCATGTTACGCGAGGTGGAATGATTCATGTGGGAAGGAGGGGGTATTCTCCAACATTGTCAAG TCACGGGTCAGGGAAGAGACACGCAGACGTGAATTCCTTAGCGGTTCACTAGAATCGCAAAGGATGGACAAAAGTTATGATGCTGTGAGCAAAAGGGAATGTTGTGTATGTCTGGGGGATTTATATCTTTCCGCTGTCAAATGTTCATGCTCTGCTGATCGTTACTCGTGTCTGAGCCACATGAGGAAGCTCTGTGCCTGTCCATTTGACAGAAAGAGTTTTCTCTATAGATACACTGTCGATGAGTTGAATATTCTCGTAGAGGCGTTGGAAGGTAAAAAGCTCAGCTCCATGTTCAGATGGACAGGCATAGAGCAAAGATACTGTGCTTATCCGGCCGCCACCACAAGAAGTTCACAACCCGAAGAAGCAAAAGGCAAGGAAACAGATGAGGTTACACGCTGTAACATCACGAGGAAAGACGTCGCAGCTGGGACCAGAGAGCCGACAAGAGGGAAGGCGAGATCTATGGCCGAGATACTGAAGGTTAAAAAGGGGAGCAATGATGCAATGGAGCCTTTGAAATCTTGttcaaagaaatcaaagaggCCATGTGATGATGATTCCTCTGATGTCGACACAACGAAGAAACAGAAGCAGGGATGA